The DNA window CATCCGCGATCTGACCGATGCGGCGATCAAAATGATTCGTATGCAGTCCATCGATAAGAACCGTTACCGCGCGGAAGAGCTGGCGGAAGAGCGCGTGCTTGACGTGCTGATCCCACCGGCGAAGAACAACTGGGGCCAGACTGAGCCGTCGCAGGAACCGTCTGCGGCGCGCCAGGCGTTCCGTAAGAAACTGCGCGAAGGCCAGCTGGACGATAAAGAGATTGAAATCGATCTCGCTGCGGCGCCGATGGGCGTTGAAATCATGTCCCCTCCGGGCATGGAAGAGATGACCAGCCAGCTGCAGTCCATGTTCCAGAACCTCGGCGGCCAGAAGCAGAAACCGCGTAAGCTGAAAATCAAAGACGCGATGAAGCTGCTGATTGAAGAAGAAGCGGCCAAACTGGTCAATCCGGAAGAGCTGAAGCAGGAAGCCATCGACGCTGTTGAGCAGCACGGTATCGTCTTTATCGACGAAATCGACAAAATCTGTAAGCGCGGCGGCAACACCTCCGGCCCGGACGTCTCCCGTGAAGGCGTACAGCGCGACCTGCTGCCGCTGGTGGAAGGCTGCACCGTCTCCACCAAGCACGGGATGGTCAAGACCGACCACATCCTGTTTATCGCCTCCGGCGCGTTCCAGGTGGCCAGCCCGTCCGATCTGATCCCGGAACTGCAGGGGCGTCTGCCGATCCGCGTTGAGCTGAAGGCGCTGACCACCCATGACTTCGAGCGCATCCTGACCGAACCGAACGCCTCCATCACCGTGCAGTACAAGGCGCTGATGGCGACCGAAGGGGTGAATATCGAATTCACCGAAGACGGTATCAAGCGTATCGCTCAGGCCGCATGGCAGGTAAACGAAACCACCGAGAACATCGGCGCGCGCCGTCTGCACACCGTGCTGGAGCGCCTGGTGGAAGATATCTCCTATGATGCCAGCGAGATGAACGGCCAGACCGTCACTATCGATGCCGAATATGTGAGTAAGCACCTGGATGTTCTGGTGGCAGATGAAGATCTGAGCCGTTTTATCCTATAATCCGGTGCAATGCATTTTCATCACTGTTGATGGGGGCTATCGCCCCCATTTTTATTGGCTAAAATAACTATGACTGATATCAGCCGTTCTCAGGCGTGGCTGGAAAGCCTGCGTCCTAAAACGTTACCGCTGGCGTTTGCCGCGATTATTGTTGGCACCGTCCTTGCCTGGGAGCAGGGGCATTTTGATCCCTGGGTCGCTCTGCTGGCGCTGATCACCGCCGGCTTGCTGCAAATTCTTTCCAACCTCGCCAATGACTACGGCGACGCGGTCAAGGGGAGCGATAAACCGGACCGCATCGGGCCGCTGCGCGGGATGCAG is part of the Klebsiella quasipneumoniae subsp. quasipneumoniae genome and encodes:
- the hslU gene encoding HslU--HslV peptidase ATPase subunit — translated: MSEMTPREIVSELDKHIIGQDAAKRSVAIALRNRWRRMQLNEELRHEVTPKNILMIGPTGVGKTEIARRLAKLANAPFIKVEATKFTEVGYVGKEVDSIIRDLTDAAIKMIRMQSIDKNRYRAEELAEERVLDVLIPPAKNNWGQTEPSQEPSAARQAFRKKLREGQLDDKEIEIDLAAAPMGVEIMSPPGMEEMTSQLQSMFQNLGGQKQKPRKLKIKDAMKLLIEEEAAKLVNPEELKQEAIDAVEQHGIVFIDEIDKICKRGGNTSGPDVSREGVQRDLLPLVEGCTVSTKHGMVKTDHILFIASGAFQVASPSDLIPELQGRLPIRVELKALTTHDFERILTEPNASITVQYKALMATEGVNIEFTEDGIKRIAQAAWQVNETTENIGARRLHTVLERLVEDISYDASEMNGQTVTIDAEYVSKHLDVLVADEDLSRFIL